The Candidatus Manganitrophaceae bacterium genomic sequence AGTCGGATGGACTTCTCCCCGATCATCCCTCCGGGTATTCCCGCCGGCATGATCAAAGTGGAAATGCGTGTTGATCACTAGGTCAATGTCTCCAGGCAAGAGATTGAATTGTGACAGGGACTCTTCAAGTGAGGGCTGCCGCTCAACCCCATACATCTGATTGAACTTCTCATCCCCCTTGTTCCCAATGCCGGTATCGACCAGGATATTAAAACCATGGGCTTTGATCAGAAGCGATCCCAGTTCAAGCTTGATCCGGTTTAGATCATCCGGAGAATGGTGTTTCTCCCAAAGAACCTTGGGAACAATACCGAACATCGCCCCGCCATCAAGGCGAAGCACACCATCGGTAATCGGGTAGATTTCAAATTGTCCGAGCTTCATGTCACTTTTTATTATAATCTTTTAGGGGTATAAGCGCAAAGTCATGACTTATAACTTAAAGTGATGTATGGAGGGCTTGAAAAAAGCGGCGTATTGGGTTGGAAACATCCTGGAGGGGCAGAAGAAAATTAGATGATTGTGGTTCTTTTAACCTGGAAAACTAAACGGAGACGAACCACGCAGAAGCGACCAAATTGGAAACTTGTAGCTTTCAAAGAATCAAAACAACGAGACAGCCCGTCATCCCTTTCGAGCACTATCTTTAGTTATAACTCGTAATTTTTCAAGGTAGGATGGTCCTTGATCAGCTGATTCAGACGGTTCCAGAATTCCAAGCCATTATCTGAAGTAACCAGCATTTTTAAGTTTTTCTGGAGGATTTCATCAAACATTTCCTTTTGTCGTAGAGGTATGCGGAAACTGGCATGTAGGCTGTCCAAAAAATCTCCGTTTCCAGCTAACAGTTCTCGCCGAATACTGAGAAAGTTGTGGGCGGTATACCGCATCGACGCAAGTCGATTGCGAAACAAGTTGAGATCACCGGATATATTTTGAACCATTTCGATATGGTATTCAGTCGGCGAGTATTTGATCAGGTTTCCGCTTAAAACATCTATTGCCCCCGGTGTTAAAGACGTCGCGGTTCCGGTGATATCCAAAATCACACCTGCATTCAAGTTGAACTTGTGGGCCAGACGCATTTCCTGGCTTTGATAGCCCTCTTTGCTGAATCGGAGCTGAATCTTTTGTAGCTTTCGGTCAACAGAAAGGGTAAGCGGAGTTTCTCCCATGAGGCTGTTATCAAAAAAGACCTTGGTTTTATCAACATTGGAATCAAATGTAATAACATCCTTTCCGTCGGAAAAAATAGTTGCACATCCGGTCAACAGAAAAAACCCCATAAAAAAAGCAATAATCTTCTTCATAACCAATTCTCCTTTTAAGGCTCATTGACCACTCCTTATTAAACTTCTGAAACCGTTTATGGGGAGCAGAATGAAGAAAATCCACACCAAATAATCATTTCAGAAATGATTAAGACAGCATCTAGAAACCGATAACGAACACCTGTGGATTCCTGTCTCCTGCATACTAAAACAGCTACAAAGTCATCCTTTACCTGATGACCCTGGATATAGAGCTATTGTATAGCAACCCCACTTCTCTCTTGTCAAACAGCCCGAACGCAAACAACTCGAATAAGAACGCGGACTGAAATGCATATGCTCCGTCACCACTTTCATCGCAGGCAAGCTCTTCTTGTAAATCTTTTTTGGGTTGACCCGCCGAGATAAAAACAAACCCTTCTGGACACTTGATGTGCTTATAACCACCGGAATCAGAATGGCGCGCCTCATGGATCAAAAGATAAAGCCTTTCCAACTCGCTTAAATCATTAAAAAAAGCATCTCCTAAAAAAAATGTCCCCTTATTCTGGTTAATGGCAACTGTCCAGGTATTTCGATATGAAAATGTTTGGACTCTGCTGAGAAGCCAATGTACAAGTTTCTCCCCGTTAAATGGAAAACCAAATCTTTCTTCAAAATGGCTGAGCCGCTTATAAACCTCCTCATTTATCTCCATCTTGTCCGGCTGAAGTGTCCTTAAGTGTTCGATCGTTTCCTTAAGTTTATGGAGATCCACATCGGACAGTCCGGATACATTGACCATCTTTTTCCCAAAATGGATATCTCTGGAATAACTTGTCCTGACACACGCCAACAAGAGGAAGGATAATAATAGCATTACGGTATAAAACATTGTGACAGAGATGACTCCATCATTTTTCAAATCTCTCAAAACTTCATTCTTTCTAAAAATAATAGTTCCCTGATAACACCCATTCATCTTTTCCCTCCATTTGACTCATTTCAACCCTTAAATCGGAGTGTTGGGTCAGCGCAACTCTCTGATTTATTGAAACCTTATAATAATCGGATTCATGTCCGAGCGGAAAGGCGAGGATGTTACCCAAAATCTGTACCCTCCAATCTTCTGTCAGGTCAAGAAGGAGACCTATCGTCCCCCCCCCACCTACACGATAGTCATGGTCCAGTCGCTTTGAAAATTCCACTTCAGAATCTACTAGTGCGTAAAGAAGAAAAGGGTTGGCATATGACGATTTGTATGAAAAACCCAGACCATACGACGTTTTAAACGAATGACAGAAGTGACAGTCGAAATCTTTGATCGAGTCAATCCCAAAGCCAAACCGCCAGGATTTTTTTTGAAGCAATCGATCATAAGGGGTCAACGAAATAATCTCTATAATTTTTAAGCGATCAAGCTTGGTCTCCTCAAGATCATTATAGTATCTCGCAGTCAAATCTAAGAACAGAATTTGTGAATCTTTTCCATAACCAATATCTTTTGCAAGAAGGTCATGGTAGGCCGGCCGGTAGGAAATCTCCTCAAATGTCTGACCTGCGGAACGACCGACCCCGATCTTGAGCCAGTCGCTCCCATGGCCCAGTTCGGGGAGTGTCGAAAATTGGATCATTCCCTGGTCTTGACGTTGATATCGTAAACGACTCCGCGCTAAGAGAATTTTACGATCCCCCTCCGTAGGAGCCTTTTCTTCTTTCCTGTTTCTCATATTTCTATATTGAGCATAATCAAGATATGTGTCTAGAATAAGTACCTTATCCGAGATCTCAAGGGACCGATATTCGTCTCTCTCTAACCAGGATGAATCTTTTACCAGTTGTTGCAACATTGCATCCTGGGGCGGAGTCATCTTTAATCTTTTGTTGTTCATCTGACTCAGAAGCGAAGGGCGATAGACTCTTTTTACAACAAGGTTGTCATTGCGGGTGACCACCTTTATGGTGTCTGCAGGAATAACGTGATAGAAAAACGAGTCGGTTAAATGTAGATCCGGATTGGCAACTTCGAGCAGGGCAAGAAGATGATAGGAGCAGTTCTCCTGAAAATAAAGATAGTCAAAATAATTTCCACCCAGTTCCCACAAGTGGAGAAGTAAATCGTTCATCTGATCCTCTGAGAAATTTAATTCGTATTCCCACAGGTCACGGTTATCAATATTGCTGTATTGCTGTACCTTGGTGTAATACGGGAAAACAGAGAACCTTCCCTTGAAGAACCCAAAGAGTCCTTTAAGCGTATACATGAGTGGATTATCTGTATCGGGCGTGGCCGCGTAATTGATTCCGTAATTCAAAAGGGACTGATCTGGCCCTTCCCGCTTTGTGTCAATCCGTAATAGGGTATGCCCAAACATGGAAGCGGGATTATTCATATAATAGGACGCAAAAACTAAGGTGATACGGCGTGGGTTCAATTCTTCCAACCACCCTTCGAGAAGGCTACAAGCTGGTTTCGGAAACCGGCTTGTATCGAAAGAAAGTTGCTTTGAAAGCCATTTGAATCGGGCAGGAAAATTACATTGCGGGTGTTTCTCGCCTTTTTTGAAGCCCTCATTTTTTTTGAAGAAACTTGACAGGGTTGCAAGCAGTTCCGCCTGAGGATCTGATTTTCCTCCCGGAGAATTGAAAAAAGAGAGTCCATCTTCCTGACTCTCATATTTCCCAAAAATGGACTTCTTGTAGTGCAGGAGAAGATGCCAATAACGTTGCTGAGATAAGCGCTTCTCGGTGGCTTGGTCGATGAGGGACTGGAGGTAATGTTCTTGATCTAAACCTTCTGCAAAAAGATCGGACTCTCTTGGCAATAAAAAGAGAACAATAAGTGCCAGTACAAGCAGCCAATCATTTATCATTATTTTTCTTATGAATGATTGCATCAATGAAGAATCTTTAGGGAATCGTCAGTTGAAAATAAAAAAGGGGATGCCCTCGCCTGCTTTCAGATTTTAGCAGTGAGAGTATCCCCAAGGGTCCGATCAGTAGATTACAGGCTACAGGAAGAAGAAAGGACAGGGTTACGGAACATCCCATCCTTCACTGCACGGAGCATTTCATCTGCAGTGGTCTGATCGCTGGTAAAGATCGCTTCATAGTTTTCTTGTACAAATGAAGCAAATACTGCCCTCTGACTTGACGGACAGCCCAACAGACCTGCCAACGTATCAAGGTGTTCCCCATTACCAACAGCCATCTCTTTGGTGAGGGTGTCGAAGTTCTGCGCGGCAAAGAGATCATCTTCACGTTCAGCCAGGATAATACCACTTGCATCACAATTAGAGGTACCTGAAGTAATGCCAAATGTCTGACTTCCAGAAGTCCCATTCGTGGTTGCAGCAAAAATCTGGATAATTCCAGGCTCATTCCCAAAAACCATAGAGCCGAGACCACACCCTGCTGCACCATATCCTGCAGCAAAGCTATTCGAAGCAAAAGTTAGTGTCAGTCCAACAAAAGCCATCATAAAAAACCTTCTCATTGATTTTCTCCTTCCGTTGTTTTCGTTCTCTGATTTATTAGGTGCTTCGGGTATATTCAGACAGTAGTTATACTCTAGACAAATATCCCACAGGGGGATTCTATGAAGTCGCTCAGGGTTTGTCAAGAGGAAAGAACCAACTGTTAAGCGGTATATTCTGTAGCGACGGTTTCTCTCTTCGTACAAAATGACCCGTCATCAAACGATCCCACTCACCTCTTCTTAGGCTAAAGCGGGCGGACAACTCTCAAGAAAAAGCGATTAAAACGAAACCTGATATTGAAGGCGGATCTGCTCGTCATCATCTTCTCGAGCAGGTGGCCCTGCATTTTCTGTCTCAAAAGAAGAAACATCGAGCTGGAGTTTATGGCGATGGCCATCGAAGAAGATGTTCACACCAACCGTCAGCTCAGATTGATCATTGTTCGGAGTATCGGAATTGATCTCTGCAATCCGTCCTGCGATCTCAATGTGCCCCGGGACAAGAAAAATCCCAGCCTGAAGATAATATCCGTCGGCATCCGGGGTAAGGTCATCATCCCGGGTATAGTATTCTCCCTGAACGGAAAGCCCGCGATGTTTATAGGCAAATTCCAAGGCGATTGTCTCTGCGGAAGATGTCGACCCTATTGGAGGGCCTGGAGGTCCAAAATCGTGTGCTGAGTCGTAGGCAACGCCAATACCCACTGAAAGAAGCGGGTCTTTTGAATTGGCGACATCTGATTCTGAGATGGACATCTTGCCCAAGGGATTATAGACGACCCGAGCCATGGTCACGAAGCCTGTGTGGTCATTATCATTATTTATTCCATTTCCGTTAAAGAGGCCGACCCAATATTGGAGTGTACTGTCATAATATGCTCCGCTTACCTGGACCCCGATATCACGCGCATTGACCTGATTGGCATTAAACGCTTTAGAGGCAATGGAGGTATCAACAAACTGTAGATCAGCGAAAAATGCAAGCTGCTGCCGGTTGAAGGGGATC encodes the following:
- a CDS encoding DUF4105 domain-containing protein translates to MINDWLLVLALIVLFLLPRESDLFAEGLDQEHYLQSLIDQATEKRLSQQRYWHLLLHYKKSIFGKYESQEDGLSFFNSPGGKSDPQAELLATLSSFFKKNEGFKKGEKHPQCNFPARFKWLSKQLSFDTSRFPKPACSLLEGWLEELNPRRITLVFASYYMNNPASMFGHTLLRIDTKREGPDQSLLNYGINYAATPDTDNPLMYTLKGLFGFFKGRFSVFPYYTKVQQYSNIDNRDLWEYELNFSEDQMNDLLLHLWELGGNYFDYLYFQENCSYHLLALLEVANPDLHLTDSFFYHVIPADTIKVVTRNDNLVVKRVYRPSLLSQMNNKRLKMTPPQDAMLQQLVKDSSWLERDEYRSLEISDKVLILDTYLDYAQYRNMRNRKEEKAPTEGDRKILLARSRLRYQRQDQGMIQFSTLPELGHGSDWLKIGVGRSAGQTFEEISYRPAYHDLLAKDIGYGKDSQILFLDLTARYYNDLEETKLDRLKIIEIISLTPYDRLLQKKSWRFGFGIDSIKDFDCHFCHSFKTSYGLGFSYKSSYANPFLLYALVDSEVEFSKRLDHDYRVGGGGTIGLLLDLTEDWRVQILGNILAFPLGHESDYYKVSINQRVALTQHSDLRVEMSQMEGKDEWVLSGNYYF
- a CDS encoding DUF3015 domain-containing protein, encoding MRRFFMMAFVGLTLTFASNSFAAGYGAAGCGLGSMVFGNEPGIIQIFAATTNGTSGSQTFGITSGTSNCDASGIILAEREDDLFAAQNFDTLTKEMAVGNGEHLDTLAGLLGCPSSQRAVFASFVQENYEAIFTSDQTTADEMLRAVKDGMFRNPVLSSSCSL